In the genome of Hymenobacter cellulosivorans, one region contains:
- a CDS encoding arsenosugar biosynthesis-associated peroxidase-like protein, with amino-acid sequence MEKSTYYNPADLAKFGNISEWQPEMGRKFFEYYGEVFKEGALTEREKALIALAVAHAVQCPYCIDAYTSDSLQKGADEAQMMEAVHVAAAIKGGAALVHGVQMMNKAKEMSM; translated from the coding sequence ATGGAAAAATCGACTTACTACAACCCTGCCGACCTGGCCAAATTTGGTAATATCTCGGAGTGGCAGCCCGAAATGGGCCGCAAGTTTTTCGAGTACTACGGTGAAGTTTTCAAGGAAGGCGCCCTGACCGAGCGCGAAAAAGCCCTCATTGCCTTGGCCGTGGCCCACGCCGTGCAGTGCCCGTACTGCATCGACGCCTACACCTCTGATTCGCTGCAAAAAGGTGCCGACGAAGCCCAGATGATGGAAGCCGTACACGTAGCCGCAGCCATCAAAGGCGGCGCGGCCCTGGTACACGGCGTGCAGATGATGAATAAGGCCAAGGAAATGAGCATGTAA
- a CDS encoding rhodanese-like domain-containing protein — protein sequence MKRPALLAWGLLLSACGSNAQSGDNPAYDRLLRTLYKNTVPAIRPAALAQELQQNPAAVIVLDTRTPAEYQVSHLRGARFVDFDTYDKATFADLPRDRKVVVYCSVGYRSERVGERLRALGFTQVQNLYGGIFQWVNEGRPVYNQQGLTQNVHPYSALWSPWLSKGNKVYE from the coding sequence ATGAAACGACCCGCTTTGCTGGCCTGGGGGCTGCTGCTGTCGGCCTGCGGCTCCAATGCGCAGTCGGGCGACAATCCGGCTTACGACCGGCTGCTGCGCACGCTCTACAAGAACACCGTACCCGCCATTCGGCCTGCCGCCCTGGCCCAGGAGCTGCAGCAAAACCCGGCCGCAGTGATAGTACTCGACACGCGCACCCCGGCCGAGTACCAGGTCAGCCACCTACGCGGCGCCCGTTTCGTCGACTTCGATACCTACGACAAGGCCACCTTTGCCGACCTGCCCCGGGACCGGAAAGTGGTGGTGTACTGCTCCGTCGGGTACCGCAGTGAGCGGGTTGGGGAGCGGCTGCGGGCGTTGGGCTTTACCCAGGTGCAAAACCTGTACGGCGGAATTTTCCAGTGGGTAAACGAAGGCCGGCCGGTGTACAACCAGCAGGGCCTAACCCAGAACGTGCACCCATATTCGGCCCTGTGGAGCCCCTGGCTTAGCAAGGGCAATAAGGTTTACGAATAA